Proteins encoded within one genomic window of Papio anubis isolate 15944 chromosome X, Panubis1.0, whole genome shotgun sequence:
- the BEX1 gene encoding protein BEX1 codes for MKSKEKRAVNNLSMENTNQENEEKEEKEQVANKGEPLALPLDAGEYCVPRGNRRRFRVRQPILQYRWDMMHRLGEPQARIREENMERIGEEVRQLMEKLREKQLSHSLRAVSTDPPHHDHHDEFCLMP; via the coding sequence ATGAAGTCCAAAGAGAAACGAGCGGTAAACAATCTCAGCATGGAAAATACCaaccaagaaaatgaagaaaaggaagaaaaggagcaaGTTGCTAATAAAGGGGAGCCCTTGGCCCTCCCTTTGGATGCTGGTGAATACTGTGTGCCTAGAGGAAATCGTAGGCGGTTCCGCGTTAGGCAGCCCATCCTGCAGTATAGATGGGATATGATGCATAGGCTTGGAGAACCACAGGCAAGGATTAGGGAAGAGAATATGGAAAGGATTGGGGAGGAGGTGAGACAGCTGATGGAAAAGCTGAGGGAAAAGCAGTTGAGTCATAGTCTGCGGGCAGTCAGCACTGACCCCCCGCACCATGACCATCACGATGAGTTTTGCCTTATGCCCTGA